In Leishmania braziliensis MHOM/BR/75/M2904 complete genome, chromosome 14, the sequence ATATTCCCTTCTACAAGGGTGCGGAGACGCCACTCGTGTCGGATCCCGAGACGGTGCAGTGGGGGGGCTTCGGCAAGGATGGTTTTGGCGACGCGGATTTTCCGCCGTCCACGCGGGTGCCAGAGCAATCCAAGACGCACGCCGCCCTTGCCATCACCGAGCTGCTGCGAACGGCCAAGCCAGAGAAGGATACCGTCTATCAGCTCGTCTGCCTGGGCCCCCTCACCAATATTGCTCTGGCGATGCGACTTGAACCAGGCGTGTTTGACGTGCTGGGCAGTGAGACGGAGCCGGCCATCATAATCATGGGTGGTACGAGCGAGGCGAAAGGCAACTCGAGCTTGACGGCGGAGTTCAACATCCACTGTGACCCTGAGGCCGCGTATGTCGTCTTCAATCAGCGCAACATGCGTCCCGTTCGTGTCGTTTCGTGGGAAGTAACGGTGGAGTGCTGCATGACGTGGACATTCTTTGACGAGTGGCTCGGCCGCCAGAAAGATGGGGCGAAGGAGCAGAACAGGCTTCAGGTGTTTATTGAGAAGGTGTTCCAGCGGCTGGAGGCCTTCACCCGCCCGCTTCCCGACGGCACTAAGGCGGACGCCGGCGACGCGGAGGTGACGCAAGACAACACGTGCGTCATTCCTGAcgcggtggcgatggtggccGCCCTGTACCCTGACAGCATTCTGGATCGCTTCCTCACCCATTGCACCGTAGAGCTGCACGGACGTGAGACGCGTGGTCAAACCTGCCTGGACTGGTACGGCACCGAGCAGTCGATGGCGAAGCGAGGGCGGTGGCGCAACTGCGAGCTCATCACCCGTGTTGATAACAATCGCTTCTTAGAAGTGATGAATGGCATTATCAAGCACCCAGTGTAGTTTTATGCACCCGTCGCGTTGAAGACGATACAAACACCACGATGTCGGCCTCTTCGTTTATCTCCCATCGCACCCCTTGCGGCAGTCGTGCATGTGTGGCCGTACGTGGCTGTTCGAGTCGGGGGTGCAAGGAAAGGCGAACCAGTCGATTCCTCACGTCTGTGCTGCATGGCAACCTTGTAAAGCTctttttgtctctctctctctctcttgcgtcGTTCGATGGGACACGCGTTCTCCAGGACGTCgcctaccccctccccacgccgCCTTTACCCCGTTCAcccgctgccgtcgtcctGAGAATTTGCATCTACGGGGGGGATGAAGGAAGCTAAAAGCGAATCGAATGCTCAAGTTGCTGAGCcggtctgtgtgtgtgtgtgtgtgggtgtgtgtaaTTGCTTTTTCGTTTTTGCTTCCtcatttcttctctcccgACGCGGACGCGCATGTGAGCACACCACTTAAGTGTGGGGCGTATGCTCTATAACCATCACCCGGCCATCGCACGCCGACAAACTCATATATGTACATACGCgctcacacacccacgtgcATGCAAAAAGGTGATATGCACATTCGTTGACGTAATTGCGTGAAACAGCTGTTGATGTCTTCGTCTTTTGGTGGAAGGTGCTCGTCATATCAGAGGTCCACCTTCCTCAAAGCTCagccccttcctctcctctctgctaGTAAGCGTCGCCAGGCGTGAAGAGGCACATGCGCTTCCTCTGATGGGCTGTCGTTCTTTCAAGGCGCGAATCCCACGACTTCGTTAGAGCGCGCAGAGGAAAAGTTGACGGTGTTGATCtcaggagaggaaaggggcgAGAGGCACAGTTGTGTGGCCATCGTAtatacgcacgcacagtgcAGCATCTTTTTggtcttttcttttgctcctTTTatcgtctgtgtgtgggtgtgtgtgtgggtgtgtccgCAGCTGTTTCGCTTCGGTGCTTTTGCTGACAACAGTTGAATACGCTTACAAGACTGGCCAACTGGCAGTGCTCCTgttgtccccccccccctccctccctcctttcctctctcctctctcacacGCGTTGTGGCGTTCAGAAGTCTTGTATCGTCCCAGTgccgcctctcctttctcaGTTCTGCTTCACATCGACTCCGCAGAGCAGAGTATAACGCCGACCAACCTTTAAGCAGCagatgaagaggagaggcacggctgcagcacggcgtaTGTGGAAGGGGATGGCTGAGTCTCTAGAGAACTACAAGATGAAAACAAAGGGGGGCGCTGGTGTTTTGACTGTGCTGGTTTGTTTGATGGTTGTGGATCTTTAGTTTTCCATTCTCGTCCTTGCCTTCGTCCCGGTGCAGATGCGACTCACCTAAACtcacaaaagaaaaggatTGAATGGCACAATGCAAGCGTCTCACGCAGCTCCATCATGCATGCCCCTCCCTATGCGCGTATCCCCTAATGTCTGCTCACATGTGTGGCTCGCCGTGTACATAGGACCGAAAGCGAGAAGTTGAGCTGAGGACGTGGCGCCGCAGTGGTCTCCACAGCTCGGAAAGGTGAAGGGCGAGAAATGAGAGTAGCCGCAAAGGGAGCAAAATGGCAGTCTCCCTGGAGTTTGGTAATGGTGCTGACATTGGGCTGAATGCaacggccgccacctcctcctccggccCTTCACATCCCTCGTCACATCTCCCCGTGCCTTTTCCTGCTCATGCACTCCTCGCCGgcatcgcctccaccccGTTGGTAGGTGCATAGGTGGGTATAcatctctctttgtgtgggGGGTGCGTGCGGACAGTCCGCACGTGCGTCTGCCCACTACTGGCTTAGAACAAGCTACCACGCCTGGGCACAGGCACGCAAGTATATACATACAGTGAGCACAGGCCTAGTCAGGGAAGAGGTGCTGGCAAAGCGAGGACCAGTCGGTGAGGAGTCTCCTGTCGTCGCCAGTCATGTCGACCAGCGCCGTCCCTGCGTACgaggagaaacaaaaggtGTACGCTCTCCTCAATGGTACCTTTCACGCGGCGATTGTGCTTGAGGTCGCAGAGGACGCCACACGCGGCGGCTTTCTCTACTACGTCCGCTACGTAGAGCAGGACAGCAGACTGGACCAATGGCTACAAGCGAGCGACATCAAGGAGCGTCACCAGGGCCGCGCGCACCATGGAAACGGCAGCACCTATCAGCAGTGCTCCCCAAGCGGTATCAagacgcggcggcagagTCACGCGACAGAGCAGCAGAGCGCAGAAATAACAGTGCTGACGGGTGAAGGGGTTGGTACGTCCACTGAGGTTTCGGCAAACGCGAAAGGGGGCGGTGCTGCCCCGCACTTGGTGAAAGTGTCAACGATGCGCGCGCGGCGGGATAGCGCGTTCTTCTCACGCACCAAGAACATCTACTCGATCTGCATGGGGCCGTATGAGGTGGAGGCATGGTACTTCAGCCCGTACCACCTCGCCCGTccagaggtgcagcagcgactgcaggCGGCGTCGCAGTGCGTCACGGGAAGCACCGAACTGCAGCTGGTGCAATCCACCACATTCTCGAGCAGCACTAGTGGTGTGAGTAGTGATATCGCTGGCGTTGGTGACAGCGAGAACAACAGTGTAGAGACCGGTAGGTCAAGCAGAAGAGGCGGTGCCGGTACGCAACAGTGGCCAACCGCCAcgcgctctttctctctgcacaTATGCCCCTACTGCCTGCGGCCTTCTGTTGACAACGAGGCGGTAGTACGGCACCTTCAGCAAGACTGCCTGAGGCATCCCCCTGGCAACGAGATCTACCGCGACCCAGTGCGGCGTCTTGTCGTGTTGGAGCTGGACGGCTCACTGGAGCCAACCTTCTGCGAGcacctcgctctcctctcgaAGCTGTTTCTTGAGCACAAGGCTCTGGACCACGACATGacgcctttcctcttttaCGTGTTGTGCTCCGTGGAGACCCACGGGCTGCAGGTACTGGGGTACTTCAGCAAGGAGAAGCAAACCCCTGAGCCGTACAATCTGTCGTGCGTCTTGGTACTACCGCAGTATCAGAGCCGCGGCATTGGTCGATTCTTGATCGAGCTCAGCTACGAGCTCTCGCGCCGTGAGGGCAAAGTTGGCACGCCGGAGAAGCCCCTCAGCGACTTGGGCGAGAAGCTCTACCTGGGCTACTGGGCTGACTCCGTCACCATGGCCATTGCCCGGGCTATGGAGGAAGGCCACTGCGTCTCCATGGACTACCTGGTGCAGGCAACGGCTATGATCCAGGCAGACGTGCTACGCGCCTTACAGCACCAGAAGTTTCTGAGCGGAAATCAGTTGACCATCTCTGAGGACGTCGTAGAGCGCTGCTATGCGAAGCGGCTTAAAAGGGAACGGGATATGACGAGCTACACCTTCTACACGCACTTGCTCAGCTGGGCTCCAGGCCTCTACGAAGAGTTTCGTGGCGCCCCGCCAGCGCCGACATTCGTGCCCTGGCGCGACCAACGCGCGAGCCAGCGGTTGATGCGAGGACACGCGAAGGGGGACACGTAGGGGCAAAGCTGCATTTGCTTCTTTCTGCGCTACCCGTGGAGTGGGtctggggggaggagggggtatCGAAGGCAGAGGCTGGAATTACGCAGGCATGGCCTACCCGCTAGAGGAGTGACGAAGAAGTGGGCTGACGACACCGCGAAGAAAccagcgcgcgtgtgtgagcCTCTCCGGTTGTAGCGATCCGCTATGGCGCCAATTTGTGAGGGAGCGTAGCGAAAACCGAATGCGACACGTGCGTGGGGcacacttctctctcctcagccACGAATTATGCTGCTCGTCGGCCTATCCcctgcacctccaccgcaaagaaaagggcgaggaggaggaggtctGTCCATCCAGCGCACTTGTGCATAGGTGAAaggcgaagaaaagaagcgaTTGAGCTGAATGCGCTGCGACTGAAGTACGTGAGCAGGTACCTCCATACGGAGACAGTGGGTGGGTTCCCTCTGTGCAGATACACCTCatgccctcctcccacttTCGTTTCcaacccctccccttctctcacACGAGTCTCTCGAGTGGGCTGCACTTGCAatgcagtgctgctgcatctTCTTGCACAGGACCCCATATGCACCTGcgtgcctcttcctctcttctctctcccataCTTTATCCACTCGCCTGCACGTCCCtcctgccctctcccctcccccaacacCACATACATTGCGTTGCTCCGTCATGGTATCTTCGGAGTTTTCgtagcagctgcagaagtAACAGcggctccctctccccaccagTGGGCCCATCCTCAGCGTAGGCGTAGTAAAATAGCATACAAGGCACATCGCTCTTGCTTGCTCTCTCACATATCCACACGCGTCCCTCCCTCAGCACGCCACCTCCCTTCCTTCACTCATCACACAAGCACGCATCTGTCGGCTTCACAATGCGCAGGGCACTCTTCGCAAGCGTTCTTACTAGCCGGAGTGCGGTGGCGTGCCGCCACTCCACCGCCAAGCCTGCAGACGGCAACGCGAAGCTCGACGACTTGGCCGCTGCCTACTCTCAGCTAACGTTGAGGGAAGTGTCTgacctgcagcgcctcatATTCAAGAAGCTGGGTCACAGCGACGACTTCTacgagaaggcgctgctACGCGGCctcagcggcggtggcggtgcggtAATGATGGCCCccactgccgcggcggctgcagcgccggcagCCGATGCTCCGGCCGCTGAGGCGGTcaaggcagagaaaaaaaaggtcgAGAAGCTCACGTACGACGTGAAGCTCGAAAAGTATGCGCCGGAGATCAAAATCAAGCTCATCAAGGAGCTGCGCACTGTGACCAACCTCAGCATCGCAGATGCCAAGAAGGCGGTGGAGAAGTGCCCCGGTCTCGTGGCCACCAATATGACCAAGGACGACGCGGAGAAGCTCAAGGGGCTGTATGAAAAACTCGGGGCAAAGGTGGAGCTCCTCTAAACAGTGCAACCCCACAGAAGCTGTGGCATGGCAGGCACAGCACCTACACacttcctcgtcgtcgtcgtcttcttTTTGGTTTGCTTGCGTTAAAGGCGGCAGGGCAGCGCTGGtgttccctttttttttgcctcgCCGTGTGTGGGCGTATGATGGTGAGCATGTCTGCCTGTCTATCGCTGTGTTGGGCTAAGGGAAAACGACAGGTatgtctgtctctctgctgGGGATACTCGGGCAAGTATCGTCGGCGCACGTGCTCgctgagtgtgtgtgtgtgggggggggggtgtttcTGTGTCTGCCCTAACCCCCTCTCCATCGTCTCCTCTATGATGTAGTAGAGCTAGCCGTAACCAGTAGGAGGCAGCCAAGCTGCAGCTTTTCCTCATTagcaccacccccacctaCACCCGCCCCGCGTCTCCTGCGCTGTCCAATCCTGTAGATCGAGTGTAATGAAGGATGATGTGAGAAGCTGCCAGATGTCGCTTACGAGGGCAGGGAGAAAGTGACACGGCGCCGGCTACCTCCCACAGCTGCTCCTTTCGCTCCTATATGGTTGCAGGGACGAAGAGCAATGCGTCCGACACACCGtccccgccctcctccccctccccctcttctcttcctacTTGCCTCTTGCGCGTAGCGGACCCGCCCATGCAGCGAAGGTGTGCATAGACCGAtagacgcacgcacacacgcacgcgcaaaGGACTGTGCTTGGATTTTTGCGCAcatacagagagaaagagagagaaaaaagggctGAGAAAGCAACACAGGAGAGAACTACAGCGCTGGCTCACACAGACGAGCAACCACACGTCTTTGCAGGCATGACGTACTACACCGCGGCGGAAATCTCTGATCGCCGCATtaacgaggaggacggcacCATAGAGTACGCCGTGAGGTGGGAAGGATTTGCCGGCGAAATCACGTGGGAGAAGCGTCAGCAGCTGACGGAAAGCTACGCGGAGGCAGTGCAGGTAGTAGACCAGCGGTGTATGGACTCCACTGATGAGGAGCTCGAACGTTGGCGCGACAGAGAGTGGAGATGTGAAGCGAAACGAGCACACGAGCAGCCGTCGCTAGTTGGGGCCACGACGGAGCTGCGCAAACGCAGTCGATCCGTCTCTCCAGCTGCCGTCAAGGACTTGGGGCAGGTGGAAGTACTTAGCGGGATTCTCCTTCGTCCTCCACGCCGTTGCAGTCACAGAGGTGTCGCGTGCGCCGCCACGCAcgcggaggaagaaggaaCAATTCTCATGCTGGGCGAGGTGGTcttggcggaggaggcgtcgACGATACTGAACCGCACCGGCGGCCACCAGAAGAAGCGTAAACCCACGActgccagcaccgccgccgcccttcaCACCGCACCAGCTCTCGAGATCGAGAAGCGCTGGCGTGACGCGCACGGGCAGAGTCTCCTCCACAGCATCGAAAGGGCGCAGTCGATCACTCCTTTTTACCCGAACTTTCGCCTTCACGCGTGCGACTCGGCAACGCGATGCGCGTTGACGCTGGAAGCGAAACGCTCATCACACCTGCGCATCATCAGCATCGCGCCTCCGCTCATGacgcacagcggcgcagtgTTTGGACTGCCTGTGGCCCTGGACCCTCTTGTAGGGGAAAAGGACGTAGAGCAACTGCGACTAAGCGTGCAGCTCGAGTCTCCACTCTTCAGTAGTGCTGCTCAAGAGCTTGTGAAGCCTCATGTGGAGCAGATGGTCGTGCGGTACATCATTCCTGAGGAAGTGCCTGCCACCGTTGGCGACCCTGCCACACCCACCACTGAGCTCTTCCCTGTGCACGGTCGTATCGCCTCGATGCCACTCTCAGTCTTCCGGGTGGTGTTTCCACAGCTACTCATCGACTACCTGCTTAAGAACTCCGTCGTTCTGCGTTGATAAACTTGAGCCGAATGAGGAGGGCAACTGTTTGCTCACTTGCACTCTTTTATGACCTGCACAACGGCGTGGCCGATGCttgaagctgctgcagcgggtgcGTATGTCCGTGTCGGTGTTCATCTTGCTCCGCAGCATATCAGTTTACGCCGCTTTGTGGCCAGCGCCTATGCATCATCATCTGAACTGCCGGAGACCACTGCGCATGTGCTCGCCGCCTTTAATTAGGCCTTGCGGTaagcagagaagaaagcgaaagagaaaaagtgAACATCGGGACCGCGACTTGTCGTGAATCGCCGTTTCCTGCTGATCCGTGCTTGCACAACACTCGGGACAGTGAACAAACCAGCAACTCCCTGTCCCGCTTTTCTCACAGGTGGGGCATTGCACgccactcccccctccgaCCACCATCACTGCCACTGGCCCACCCCCTGTCCTCCACGGCGACTGGAGTGGTCTCAAGAGAAAGCGTTCCACATTCTGCAACGCTGCTCCGCTACCAGAGGTACTCAAGGAGGCTTGTTGTCCGTAGGGATTTTTTCGACTATGCAAGGTTGAACGTCGTGATGCGGGGGTGCGCACTGGCGTGTGGCTGCCGGTCAGCCAATCACAACTATGATGGCGGGCATCGACAGCTATGGAGGTCCCATGCGGGCCTTTATGGACGGGGATGTTCTTCATGAGTTCAATCGCTtcgctgcacacacacagaagacCTGACACTGCTTGTCGTGTAGGCAGTGCTGTTTTGGTGGACCGCTACGCATTGTAGTCGGGGGTGGCGAGGCACATGATGCAGCTTTCTTTCTCCATGGGTGGAGTGTGCACGCTCGGTGTGCTCCTTCGAGAGCGGGGGTGGCAGCGTCACCCGCCGCATCGATTTTTACTTTTCTGCTCGTTTCGTTAACGCACGGGAGCATCGCCGTATATTCGCCGTGAAAACGCCGCGGAAAGTGACGAGGTGCGGAGGGTGGGCGGGTCGTTCTCCGACGCGCAGAAGCGCAAAATGGCAACAGGAATACTCACCGCTGCTCACTCTCCGCGTGCGCGATGAGAAAACAACGAAAAGCAgtagaggggagggaagctCATGAAGGTCGCAGCGGTGTACGGCGATGGGGCTTACGACCACTACTGTGAAAGAGGAAGCAGCACACAAGACATGGGAGAGTATATGAGTTGTCCACCTATGTTGAGGGAACGCCCTGACCACCTATGACACCACAAGACAACTTCTACCGCTACAAGACTTGCTTGTCCAAAGAGGAGAAGCTCTTTCCACGCTCGTTCTTCGATGCGCGGATAGCTGAATATTCACGCGTTTTGGCGCCTACCCACGTCTGCATACCTTGATGACAGAGAGGGGAACAcccctcagcgcgtggctgCCCAGGCTCCAGTGCCCACACTCTGTGGAGAGAAGCCACGTactggatggcgctgcgtcacaCCACACGGATGGGGAGCCTGTGACAGGCCGGGCGGAGTGGAGAGTCTGCGCTTGTGCTCTACGACAGAGAATGAGCACTCTGTGCGCCAAAGAAAATGCCAACACCGTTTTGGAGGCGCGCAATTGGGTTGGAAGGGAGACGGTGCCTCAccgcgcctccagctgcgccccccctcccacctcccccaTGACGAAGAACACACCGGTCAAGGAGTGCGTTGGGGGAATGAACTGCAGTCGTGTTCGCGTGTATTACATGGAATTTCGTGCGCAGTTGCACCTTACGTTGAtctcggcgccgtcgtcctcctaGACGTGAACAGAAAGTCGCCCTCAACTATTTTCCTCCGATACTCGCTCAGATTCAACTCTACGAGATTCTCAGTACCCTTCGACTTCACAAGGTCGTGCTTTCTAGACTGGGTGGacgtctctcttcccccttcctctctccatcATGCTGATGCACTGTTCtgtttccctcccctcaccgCTGTTTCTCCCTACCCTCCCTGAACACGCAGCACACAGACATAAAACAAAGCAGAGGGGAGAAAGGCGCATCTACTCACAGTGCATGGAATCCACACCGACTCCGACTACGTGGATCGCCTTCCCTGCTAGATCTAACTTGGCTTTCACTATCTGCTCGTCCATACGCGCAatcgctccctccccctctcgcatcccctctctcctctgtgtcGAGCCATTTCCTAGCGCGGCTTCCACGGTGCGCCTACCCTCCAGAGACCGAGGacggaaaagaagaagagagaagaaaagcgcacacacacacgcacacgcgcttCTCCCACACAGACGAGCATCGCCCACTACGTCCACAGACAGAGATCAGCACACACGGGCTCTCTCGGTCCACTCAGAGACACTCCCACAGGTCTCTCGccacttttttctctcttcgctcccccctcttgaAGAGCGAGACGCGATTTGTGGACGTCACTCTCGCATCCCTACACACACGGAGAATCAGACAAGGCGCCACGTGTGTGcacattccccccccccccgcgctCGAAAATTGAATTTGCCacgtgctgtcgctgcaggcGTTTGTCaaatacacacgcacacgacagaggcacagagaggggggaaataAAGAATCGAAAACGACCGAACATACAGAAAAGGCCAAGAGGAAGAGTGGCACTGTAAGACAGACCTCGTGAGAGTTAAGGTTGCTACTGCGGTGGACAACACTGGCCACCAGCGCAGTGCAATCATCCCCTTCATCCTGCCCAAACCGCCGCAAGTCCATCCGACAACCTACCGTCTGCGTGGATTATCCGCACGCAGAGAAATCTCCGCCGCTGTCTGCGCTACactcccccatcccctcctccgcagctCCCCATGCcacagctccagcagctttCCACGCACCATGCAGTTGGACCTGCGCAGCAGTCCAAGAAGCACCCAGATGCGCCGTGGCCATTGACTTTATCTTCCCGCACACTGACCCCGCCTGTGCCCCGGGCAGTGCTGTTCAACACAGCAGGCGGGTTTGCCTACCAGGTGATGACATCCACTTctgaagcagcagaggcaccaACAGTGTGTGTCTTCACGGTGCGCCGAATTCCAGTCGCCAACGACCGCGTCCTTTCTCTgcacctcgccgccgccgcgacctGCAGGTTGCCGTTCTGCGTTGTTGAGTCTGGAGTGACATGGAACGATGTGGTGAcgacgctggtgctgccTCACCCGGCGCGGCCACCTTCCCACATCGGTTGGAACGTGCAGGTGCTTGGCCAGGACGTCAAAGCCGGCGTCTGGGTCCCTATCACGCCCTCGCTATCCTCTCGGCTGGAGACGCGGTACTTCCTGTGCACCGACGTCGAGGTGCTGTTTGGGCACTACCAGACCTCTACCCTCTACATGCAGGCAGTTCCACTGACGC encodes:
- a CDS encoding putative 60S ribosomal protein, which produces MRRALFASVLTSRSAVACRHSTAKPADGNAKLDDLAAAYSQLTLREVSDLQRLIFKKLGHSDDFYEKALLRGLSGGGGAVMMAPTAAAAAAPAADAPAAEAVKAEKKKVEKLTYDVKLEKYAPEIKIKLIKELRTVTNLSIADAKKAVEKCPGLVATNMTKDDAEKLKGLYEKLGAKVELL
- a CDS encoding putative histone acetyltransferase; amino-acid sequence: MSTSAVPAYEEKQKVYALLNGTFHAAIVLEVAEDATRGGFLYYVRYVEQDSRLDQWLQASDIKERHQGRAHHGNGSTYQQCSPSGIKTRRQSHATEQQSAEITVLTGEGVGTSTEVSANAKGGGAAPHLVKVSTMRARRDSAFFSRTKNIYSICMGPYEVEAWYFSPYHLARPEVQQRLQAASQCVTGSTELQLVQSTTFSSSTSGVSSDIAGVGDSENNSVETGRSSRRGGAGTQQWPTATRSFSLHICPYCLRPSVDNEAVVRHLQQDCLRHPPGNEIYRDPVRRLVVLELDGSLEPTFCEHLALLSKLFLEHKALDHDMTPFLFYVLCSVETHGLQVLGYFSKEKQTPEPYNLSCVLVLPQYQSRGIGRFLIELSYELSRREGKVGTPEKPLSDLGEKLYLGYWADSVTMAIARAMEEGHCVSMDYLVQATAMIQADVLRALQHQKFLSGNQLTISEDVVERCYAKRLKRERDMTSYTFYTHLLSWAPGLYEEFRGAPPAPTFVPWRDQRASQRLMRGHAKGDT
- the IG-NH gene encoding putative inosine-guanine nucleoside hydrolase, translating into MPRRRIIIDTDCGGDDAIGIMTALADPNTDVIAMTVVWGNVNADQGMENLGKLLCVFERDIPFYKGAETPLVSDPETVQWGGFGKDGFGDADFPPSTRVPEQSKTHAALAITELLRTAKPEKDTVYQLVCLGPLTNIALAMRLEPGVFDVLGSETEPAIIIMGGTSEAKGNSSLTAEFNIHCDPEAAYVVFNQRNMRPVRVVSWEVTVECCMTWTFFDEWLGRQKDGAKEQNRLQVFIEKVFQRLEAFTRPLPDGTKADAGDAEVTQDNTCVIPDAVAMVAALYPDSILDRFLTHCTVELHGRETRGQTCLDWYGTEQSMAKRGRWRNCELITRVDNNRFLEVMNGIIKHPV